One segment of Cetobacterium sp. NK01 DNA contains the following:
- a CDS encoding HTH domain-containing protein → MSKIRFTKSQIEKLSKNKYVLRISDKLITYSNEFKIHFIAEYEKGKNAEIEFLKAEVEL, encoded by the coding sequence ATGAGTAAAATAAGATTTACAAAAAGCCAAATTGAAAAGTTATCTAAAAATAAATATGTCCTTAGGATAAGTGACAAGTTAATAACATACTCTAATGAGTTTAAAATACATTTTATTGCAGAATATGAGAAGGGAAAAAATGCTGAAATTGAATTTCTAAAAGCAGAGGTTGAACTTTAA
- a CDS encoding nitroreductase family protein, which produces MEILDLIKNARSHRSFKNVTIPMEDLVKIVEGAHFSSAGANKQFLRYFLVNDNEICSKLFKDVVWASQITWKPSEEEAPGGYIIILTDNPPKLPLNFIYADCGISLQNMKLIATSLGYGVNFMEPVKKDDILSLLNLSNEYIPLFVMPIGVPTDEIILTDSENDNMKYFREDLGEHNYKHYVPKLPLDELIIGKK; this is translated from the coding sequence ATGGAGATTTTAGATTTGATAAAAAATGCTCGTTCTCACAGAAGTTTTAAAAATGTAACTATTCCCATGGAAGATTTAGTAAAAATTGTAGAAGGTGCTCACTTTTCATCTGCTGGTGCAAATAAACAATTTTTAAGATATTTTTTAGTAAATGATAATGAGATTTGTTCAAAACTTTTTAAAGATGTCGTTTGGGCAAGTCAAATAACATGGAAACCTTCAGAAGAAGAAGCTCCAGGAGGATATATAATAATTCTTACAGATAATCCACCTAAATTACCCTTAAATTTTATTTATGCTGATTGTGGAATATCTCTTCAAAATATGAAATTAATTGCTACGTCCTTAGGTTATGGAGTTAACTTTATGGAACCTGTGAAAAAAGATGATATTTTATCTTTATTAAATCTATCAAATGAATACATTCCTCTTTTTGTTATGCCAATAGGCGTTCCAACAGATGAAATCATTTTAACAGATTCTGAAAATGATAATATGAAATATTTTAGGGAAGATTTAGGGGAACATAACTATAAACACTATGTCCCTAAATTACCTTTAGATGAATTAATAATTGGTAAAAAATAA
- a CDS encoding DUF2769 domain-containing protein, translated as MEVKKSIDNVKKCICKDCKSYTMGCKLKEMPKNMIEMVAHHKDFETVEHFEGLFCAFGKSKCISEEKECICGKCEVFKENNLTKPYYCTRGL; from the coding sequence ATGGAAGTTAAAAAAAGTATTGATAATGTAAAAAAATGTATTTGTAAAGATTGTAAGTCATATACTATGGGCTGCAAATTAAAAGAAATGCCTAAAAATATGATAGAAATGGTTGCTCATCATAAAGATTTTGAAACAGTGGAACATTTTGAGGGGTTATTTTGTGCCTTTGGGAAAAGCAAGTGCATTTCAGAAGAAAAAGAGTGCATATGTGGGAAATGTGAAGTTTTTAAAGAGAATAATCTAACTAAACCTTATTACTGCACTAGAGGATTATAA
- a CDS encoding Fic family protein, with the protein MIEKNIFEEINKKKLKLDELRPLSKETVKSLRESILLEWTYNSNAIEGNTLTLLETKVVLEGITIGGKSLREHLEVVNHKEAILYLEDIIKNEEAFSEWQIKNIHHLVLKGINDKYAGNYRDQQVMISGAEHIPPAPFLLKEKMNEFIKWYNTEAQYLHPVERAAMVHIIFAGIHPFIDGNGRTSRLLLNLELMKNGYPPIVIKNSNRLEYYSALDKAHTIGDNFDFISLVIKETNDMLDRYISLCSNNI; encoded by the coding sequence ATGATTGAAAAAAACATTTTTGAAGAGATAAATAAAAAGAAGTTAAAATTAGATGAATTAAGACCACTATCTAAAGAAACGGTTAAAAGTTTGAGAGAAAGCATTTTGTTAGAATGGACATACAATTCAAATGCTATTGAAGGGAATACTTTAACTTTACTTGAAACAAAAGTGGTTTTAGAGGGAATAACAATAGGGGGTAAAAGTTTAAGAGAACATTTAGAAGTTGTAAACCATAAAGAAGCTATACTATATTTGGAAGATATTATAAAAAATGAAGAGGCTTTTAGTGAATGGCAAATAAAAAATATACATCATTTAGTTTTAAAAGGAATTAATGATAAATATGCTGGAAATTATAGAGATCAACAAGTTATGATTTCTGGAGCAGAACATATTCCACCAGCACCATTTTTACTAAAAGAAAAAATGAATGAATTTATAAAATGGTATAATACTGAAGCTCAATATTTACATCCAGTAGAAAGAGCAGCAATGGTTCATATTATATTTGCAGGAATACACCCATTTATAGATGGAAATGGAAGAACCTCTAGGTTACTTTTGAATTTAGAACTAATGAAAAATGGTTATCCTCCAATAGTTATAAAAAATTCAAATAGATTAGAATATTATTCGGCTTTAGATAAAGCTCATACAATAGGAGATAATTTTGATTTTATTTCTTTAGTTATAAAAGAGACAAATGATATGTTAGATCGTTATATTTCTCTTTGCAGTAACAACATCTAA
- a CDS encoding cold-shock protein, whose protein sequence is MKGTVKWFNEEKGFGFITGEDGKDVFAHFSQIKKDGFKTLKENEEVEFDVVKGDRGLQAENIKSR, encoded by the coding sequence ATGAAAGGTACAGTAAAATGGTTTAACGAAGAAAAAGGATTTGGATTTATCACTGGTGAGGATGGGAAAGATGTATTCGCACACTTCTCTCAAATTAAAAAAGATGGATTTAAAACATTAAAAGAAAACGAAGAAGTAGAATTCGATGTTGTTAAAGGTGACAGAGGATTACAAGCTGAAAATATTAAATCAAGATAA
- a CDS encoding winged helix-turn-helix transcriptional regulator has product MKDKKYNCYFEMTLDIMGGKWKPIILYYINLNEVARHSELKRFIPSINERMLTRQLRELEEDCLIKRKVYPVVPPKVEYTLTEHGQKLIPILKELINWGKDYAEAINFTNFNIDI; this is encoded by the coding sequence ATGAAGGATAAAAAATATAATTGTTACTTTGAAATGACTTTAGATATTATGGGTGGAAAATGGAAACCAATAATACTCTATTATATAAATTTAAATGAAGTAGCAAGACATAGTGAGCTTAAAAGGTTTATTCCAAGTATCAACGAAAGAATGTTGACAAGACAATTAAGAGAGTTAGAAGAGGATTGTTTAATAAAAAGGAAAGTATATCCAGTTGTACCTCCAAAGGTTGAATACACTTTAACAGAACATGGACAAAAATTAATTCCAATATTAAAAGAACTTATAAATTGGGGCAAGGATTATGCAGAAGCTATAAATTTTACAAATTTTAATATAGATATTTGA
- a CDS encoding CoA-disulfide reductase yields MKKILIVGGVAGGASTATRLRRLDETSEIIMFEKGEYISFANCGLPYYIGDVIQNRDSLILQTPEKIKNRFNIDVRNNSEVIAVDSINKNVSVKKINGEVYTETFDYLVLAPGAKPTQPSIEGISNSKIFTLRNIKDMDMIKNSLKDKNIKNSVVIGGGYVGVETAENLKHLGIGTTLIEAGDNILSPFDYEISNHLEYELISNGINLLLKEKVVKFQDNNNTIKIYLESGKVIETELVILSIGVSPDTKFLENSGISLGEKGHIIVDEYLKTNIENIYALGDAILVNNLITDAQSFIPLAGPANRQGRIVANNIFGEKEKYKGSLGTAILKIFNLTAASTGMNEKSLKNSDIPFDKIYLHPNNHANYYPGASPLSIKVLFNKENKRILGAQCFGKEGVDKFIDVIATTLHFKGTVDDLKELELAYAPPFLSAKSPANMVGFIGNNILDGRLNQIFLEELRDYDSSKHFILDVRETIELVSGSFENSVNIPLSELRKRMKEIPKDKEIWTYCAVGLRGYLAERFLSQNGYNVKNIAGGYKNHLKVLDDKEQSPTIKELPQNKEKINSNDYTDLCGLSCPGPLVKVKENMDKIGDGEVFKAKASDPGFYNDIQAWAKSTNNEILSLKKEGDNIFVDILKNKKNNSSKENRVIETNDGLTIVVFSGDLDKAIAAFIIANGALTMGKKVTMFFTFWGLSILKRKNIDTNKSLIEKMFSFMLPKNSKELPISKMNMFGTGPKMIRWVMKKKNIMSLETLMAESLKNGANLVACTMSMDVMGVKKEELIDQISFGGVGQYLGEADKANKNLFI; encoded by the coding sequence ATGAAAAAAATATTAATTGTTGGTGGAGTGGCAGGTGGAGCTTCTACTGCCACTAGACTTAGACGTTTAGATGAAACCTCTGAAATAATTATGTTTGAGAAAGGGGAATATATATCTTTTGCCAACTGTGGATTACCTTATTATATTGGAGATGTTATCCAAAACAGAGATAGTTTGATTCTTCAAACTCCAGAAAAAATTAAAAATCGTTTTAATATTGATGTACGTAATAACAGTGAAGTTATTGCAGTGGATTCTATAAATAAAAATGTTTCTGTAAAAAAAATAAATGGAGAAGTATATACAGAAACTTTTGACTATCTTGTGCTTGCTCCAGGAGCAAAACCAACTCAACCGTCTATTGAAGGAATTTCTAATAGTAAAATATTTACTTTAAGAAATATCAAAGATATGGATATGATTAAAAATTCTTTAAAAGATAAGAATATTAAAAATTCAGTTGTTATAGGTGGTGGATATGTTGGAGTTGAAACTGCTGAAAATTTAAAGCATTTAGGTATTGGAACTACTCTTATTGAAGCTGGAGATAATATTTTATCACCTTTTGATTATGAGATATCAAACCATTTAGAATACGAACTAATTAGTAATGGAATCAATCTTCTTTTAAAAGAAAAAGTTGTTAAATTCCAAGATAATAATAATACTATAAAAATTTATTTAGAGTCTGGAAAAGTTATAGAAACTGAACTTGTTATTCTATCTATTGGAGTTTCTCCTGATACAAAATTTTTAGAAAACTCTGGGATTTCTCTTGGAGAAAAAGGACATATTATTGTTGACGAATATTTAAAAACTAATATTGAAAATATCTATGCTCTTGGGGACGCTATCTTAGTTAATAATTTAATTACTGATGCTCAATCTTTTATTCCATTAGCTGGTCCTGCTAATAGACAAGGGCGTATTGTAGCTAATAATATTTTTGGAGAAAAAGAAAAATATAAAGGGAGCTTAGGTACTGCTATTTTAAAAATTTTTAACCTTACTGCTGCTTCTACTGGAATGAATGAAAAATCTTTAAAAAATAGTGATATACCTTTTGATAAAATATATCTTCATCCTAATAATCACGCTAACTATTATCCAGGAGCTTCGCCTCTTTCAATAAAAGTACTTTTTAATAAAGAGAATAAAAGAATCTTAGGAGCTCAATGTTTTGGAAAAGAAGGTGTAGATAAATTTATTGATGTCATAGCTACAACACTTCATTTTAAAGGAACTGTTGATGACTTAAAAGAACTTGAATTAGCATATGCTCCACCTTTTTTATCAGCAAAATCTCCTGCAAACATGGTTGGTTTTATTGGGAATAACATTTTAGATGGTAGATTAAATCAGATTTTTCTTGAAGAGTTAAGAGATTATGATAGCTCTAAACATTTTATTTTAGATGTTAGAGAAACTATTGAATTAGTGAGTGGATCTTTTGAGAATAGTGTAAATATTCCTTTAAGTGAACTTAGGAAAAGAATGAAAGAGATTCCAAAAGATAAAGAGATTTGGACATATTGTGCTGTTGGATTAAGAGGATATTTAGCTGAAAGATTTTTAAGTCAAAATGGGTACAACGTTAAAAATATTGCTGGAGGATATAAAAATCATTTGAAAGTTTTAGATGATAAAGAGCAATCCCCTACAATTAAAGAGCTTCCTCAAAATAAAGAAAAAATAAATTCAAATGATTATACAGATTTGTGTGGATTATCATGTCCAGGTCCTTTGGTAAAAGTTAAAGAAAATATGGATAAAATTGGAGATGGAGAAGTTTTTAAAGCAAAAGCATCTGATCCTGGTTTTTATAATGATATCCAAGCTTGGGCTAAATCTACAAACAATGAAATTCTATCTTTGAAAAAAGAGGGTGATAATATATTTGTTGATATTTTAAAAAATAAAAAAAATAATTCTTCAAAAGAAAATAGAGTTATTGAAACAAATGATGGATTAACAATAGTTGTTTTTAGTGGAGATTTAGATAAAGCTATTGCTGCATTTATAATAGCTAATGGCGCTTTAACTATGGGGAAAAAAGTTACTATGTTTTTCACATTTTGGGGATTATCTATTTTAAAAAGAAAAAACATAGATACTAATAAGAGTCTTATAGAAAAAATGTTTAGCTTTATGCTACCTAAAAATAGTAAAGAGTTACCAATTTCTAAAATGAATATGTTTGGAACAGGCCCTAAAATGATTAGATGGGTTATGAAAAAAAAGAATATCATGTCTTTAGAAACTCTCATGGCTGAATCTCTTAAAAATGGAGCCAACCTTGTTGCCTGCACTATGTCTATGGATGTTATGGGCGTAAAAAAAGAGGAGCTTATTGATCAAATCTCCTTTGGTGGTGTTGGACAATATTTAGGAGAAGCAGATAAAGCTAATAAAAATTTATTTATTTAA
- a CDS encoding 4Fe-4S binding protein, which translates to MIRNVSKFKWSVKLILFIIICTVAILHQKVGGGFNGVATVHALCPFGALESLGNLISGKSFISKTYYSNLVFLGGSIALTIFFGRLFCGWLCAFGTLQDIFSAIGKKIFKKRFYINEKLDGYLKYLKYFILAIILYLTWKTGELIVSPYDPFAAFSHLPAGISEVLSGYLWGFILLIVILMSSLFYDNIFCKYMCPLGAFYGTIEKLSAFKIKRDTSTCIKCKKCDKVCPVSIKIEKNEIVKSSECLACMKCVSVCPTNKNSLSLKIGNHILSPLKVGSAGIMTFAAIILVSKGMGYMQTMPNTMNEILVGDPDKIRGWMSMEQIITEFKIDKNRFYSELGVDELDLPLSTTVKKSEDILKGKGIEFDHDKIGEVVKRLIK; encoded by the coding sequence ATGATAAGAAATGTATCTAAGTTTAAGTGGAGTGTAAAATTAATTCTGTTTATTATTATCTGCACAGTGGCTATTTTACATCAAAAAGTTGGTGGTGGTTTTAATGGAGTTGCCACAGTTCACGCATTATGTCCTTTTGGAGCTTTAGAAAGTTTAGGTAATTTAATTTCAGGGAAAAGTTTTATATCTAAAACATACTATTCAAATCTTGTTTTTTTAGGAGGAAGTATAGCTTTAACAATTTTTTTCGGTAGATTATTTTGTGGGTGGCTTTGTGCTTTTGGAACACTACAAGATATATTTTCAGCTATTGGAAAAAAGATTTTTAAAAAAAGATTCTATATAAATGAGAAGCTAGATGGGTATTTAAAATATTTAAAATATTTTATTTTAGCAATAATTTTATATTTAACTTGGAAAACTGGGGAGTTAATTGTATCTCCTTATGACCCATTTGCAGCATTTAGTCATCTTCCTGCTGGAATATCTGAAGTTCTAAGTGGATATCTATGGGGGTTTATATTACTAATTGTAATTTTGATGTCTTCGTTATTTTATGACAATATTTTCTGTAAATATATGTGTCCCTTAGGAGCTTTCTATGGAACTATAGAAAAACTAAGTGCTTTTAAAATAAAAAGAGATACATCGACATGTATAAAGTGTAAAAAGTGCGATAAAGTTTGTCCAGTTAGTATAAAAATAGAAAAGAATGAAATAGTAAAATCTTCAGAATGTTTAGCTTGTATGAAGTGTGTAAGTGTATGTCCAACAAATAAAAATTCATTATCTTTAAAGATAGGAAATCATATACTATCTCCATTAAAGGTTGGTAGTGCTGGAATAATGACTTTTGCTGCAATAATTCTAGTAAGTAAAGGAATGGGATATATGCAAACTATGCCAAATACAATGAATGAAATTTTGGTAGGAGATCCAGATAAAATAAGAGGGTGGATGAGCATGGAACAAATTATAACAGAATTTAAAATTGATAAAAATAGATTTTATAGTGAATTAGGAGTAGATGAGTTAGATCTGCCACTATCAACAACAGTGAAAAAAAGTGAAGATATTTTAAAAGGTAAGGGGATAGAGTTTGATCATGATAAGATTGGAGAAGTTGTAAAAAGATTGATAAAATAA
- a CDS encoding DUF1349 domain-containing protein → MIKRRKFMKNSIKFTDLKLEWINEPKNSKIESGKVSIITDPQTDFWQRTYYGFQNNNAPALLSKIADKYFSFVVKTEFNSKQRYDQCGVIIYQNSDNWFKASIEYENEEFQRLGSVVTNNGYSDWATTDIPAIHKFMYYRLSRRENDFCIESSYDGINYKQMRIFHLFSANEIINIGIYACSPENSSFCAEFTALEFMDCKWEEHK, encoded by the coding sequence TTGATTAAAAGGAGAAAATTTATGAAAAATAGTATTAAATTCACTGATTTAAAATTAGAATGGATTAATGAACCTAAAAATTCAAAAATTGAAAGTGGTAAAGTCTCTATAATAACAGATCCACAAACAGATTTTTGGCAACGAACTTATTATGGATTTCAAAATAATAATGCTCCAGCCTTACTATCAAAAATTGCAGATAAATATTTTTCATTTGTAGTGAAAACAGAGTTTAATTCAAAACAACGGTATGATCAATGTGGAGTTATTATTTACCAAAACTCTGATAACTGGTTTAAGGCTTCAATTGAGTATGAAAATGAAGAGTTTCAAAGACTTGGAAGTGTTGTTACAAATAATGGTTATTCTGATTGGGCAACAACAGATATTCCTGCTATACATAAGTTCATGTATTATCGTCTTAGTCGTCGTGAAAATGATTTTTGCATAGAATCATCTTATGATGGTATTAATTATAAACAAATGAGAATTTTTCATCTTTTCTCTGCTAACGAAATAATTAACATAGGAATTTATGCTTGTAGTCCTGAAAATTCAAGTTTTTGTGCAGAATTTACAGCACTTGAATTTATGGATTGTAAATGGGAGGAGCATAAATAA
- a CDS encoding nitroreductase family protein, with protein sequence MNETLNTILKRRSTRQYTTEEVKQEDLDLILEAAVNSPSAMNSQPWHFTVVNDQAILQEISDAAKEVGKNHPDKQMQAMANNPHLHLFYKAPVAILISCKDDAPEGLLSCAAATENILLAAESLGLGSCWIQFVELLFATKNPIADSILKKLAIPEGYSFNHAVVLGHKLSDTTPPKKLKSETITYIKK encoded by the coding sequence ATGAACGAAACGTTAAACACTATTTTAAAGAGAAGAAGTACAAGACAATATACCACTGAAGAAGTAAAACAAGAGGATTTAGATCTTATACTTGAAGCTGCTGTAAACTCACCAAGTGCTATGAATTCTCAACCTTGGCATTTTACAGTAGTTAATGACCAAGCCATTCTTCAAGAGATAAGTGATGCTGCAAAAGAAGTTGGAAAAAATCATCCTGACAAACAAATGCAAGCAATGGCAAACAATCCACATTTACATCTTTTTTATAAAGCTCCAGTTGCCATTTTAATATCTTGTAAAGATGATGCTCCAGAAGGTTTATTAAGTTGTGCTGCAGCAACTGAAAATATTTTATTGGCTGCTGAATCTTTAGGATTAGGAAGTTGTTGGATTCAATTTGTTGAACTTTTATTTGCAACAAAAAATCCTATAGCAGATTCTATCTTAAAAAAACTTGCAATTCCTGAAGGATATAGTTTCAATCATGCAGTTGTTCTTGGTCACAAACTTTCTGACACTACACCACCTAAAAAATTGAAAAGTGAAACAATAACTTATATAAAAAAATGA
- a CDS encoding NAD(P)H-dependent oxidoreductase, with protein MKTLVILSHLNYSNSRVNKSLAEELKKYNEITLHNLNEIYPDENIDKHKEQDLLLKHDRIVFQFPFYWYSTPHILKKWQDIVLEYGWAFGPNGTALNGKEFLCAITIGGPEESYQSGGYNNYSISELLKPIQQMSNLTGMKFLAPFKVHSAVVLTDEELRSKTKEYPKYILNPELNPEVALERIKKELEEKGGL; from the coding sequence ATGAAAACTTTAGTAATATTAAGCCATTTAAATTATTCTAACTCTCGAGTAAATAAAAGTTTAGCAGAGGAGTTAAAAAAATATAATGAAATAACACTACACAACTTAAATGAAATTTACCCTGATGAAAATATAGATAAACACAAGGAACAAGATCTTTTATTAAAACATGATCGAATTGTATTTCAATTTCCATTCTATTGGTATAGCACACCCCATATTTTAAAAAAATGGCAAGATATTGTTTTAGAATATGGTTGGGCATTTGGACCAAATGGAACAGCATTAAATGGAAAAGAATTTTTATGTGCAATTACAATAGGAGGACCTGAAGAATCTTATCAAAGTGGAGGATATAATAATTATTCAATAAGCGAACTTTTAAAACCAATACAACAAATGTCTAATTTAACTGGTATGAAATTTTTAGCACCATTTAAAGTACACTCAGCCGTAGTTTTAACAGATGAGGAACTAAGATCTAAGACAAAGGAATATCCAAAATATATTTTAAATCCAGAGCTTAATCCTGAAGTAGCTTTAGAAAGAATAAAAAAAGAGCTTGAAGAGAAAGGTGGATTATAA
- a CDS encoding CGGC domain-containing protein, whose product MENIDFNNIEFIIIIQCSIAKRRCSGFYCVQSFYDKKGTFLDYPKDKNIMYLSMECGGCCGKGVSSLIGHFNRKMIEFYKIPKDKTVIHLASCMTNDQHHYDRCPHIEYIKDIIVRKYGFKNVVEGTYISAKSTNLRDKEIYNKY is encoded by the coding sequence ATGGAAAATATTGATTTTAATAATATTGAATTTATCATTATTATTCAATGTTCAATTGCAAAAAGAAGATGCAGTGGATTTTACTGCGTTCAATCATTTTATGATAAGAAAGGCACATTTCTAGATTATCCAAAAGATAAAAATATAATGTACCTTTCAATGGAGTGTGGTGGCTGCTGCGGAAAAGGTGTTTCTAGTTTAATAGGACATTTTAATAGAAAAATGATAGAGTTTTATAAAATTCCTAAAGATAAAACTGTAATTCACTTAGCTTCTTGTATGACAAATGATCAACATCATTATGATAGATGTCCTCACATTGAATATATTAAAGATATTATTGTTAGAAAGTACGGTTTTAAAAATGTTGTAGAAGGGACTTATATATCAGCTAAATCAACAAATTTAAGAGATAAAGAAATATATAATAAGTATTAG
- a CDS encoding winged helix-turn-helix transcriptional regulator, with protein MKLRKEYTCPLEFIHDILRGKWKTVIMWQIYYRKNPSLSQLQKDIKGISQKILLEQLNELLEYKLVSKEKSLGYPLNVQYYITNDKGMKVIEALKIYQKLGEIYLDELKSISK; from the coding sequence ATGAAACTAAGAAAAGAATACACATGCCCTTTAGAATTTATTCATGATATTCTAAGAGGCAAATGGAAAACCGTTATTATGTGGCAGATTTATTATCGAAAAAATCCTTCACTTTCACAATTACAAAAAGACATTAAAGGAATTAGCCAAAAAATACTTTTAGAACAATTGAATGAATTATTGGAATATAAACTTGTATCTAAAGAAAAATCCCTAGGTTATCCACTAAACGTTCAATACTATATAACTAACGATAAAGGAATGAAAGTTATTGAAGCTCTAAAAATATACCAAAAATTAGGTGAAATATATTTAGATGAATTAAAGAGTATTTCTAAATAA
- a CDS encoding cysteine hydrolase family protein, which yields MKKALLIIDLQNDYFSQGKFPLWNTEVTLNNILEAIKICKDKNYPIVHIQHIADPNLGLAPFFIKDSEGVQIVPEILEAAPNAPIVIKTYADGFVKTNLNEVLEKLDVDELLVCGMMTQNCVTHTSISNKKTKNYKTSILMDACTSVSEPIHLIGLAATLTWDISLISYKDI from the coding sequence ATGAAAAAAGCTTTATTAATTATTGATTTACAAAATGATTATTTTTCGCAAGGTAAATTTCCCCTTTGGAATACAGAAGTAACTTTAAACAATATTCTAGAAGCTATAAAAATATGTAAAGATAAAAATTATCCAATAGTTCATATTCAACATATTGCTGATCCTAATTTAGGCTTAGCACCATTTTTCATTAAAGATTCAGAGGGAGTTCAAATAGTTCCTGAAATATTAGAAGCTGCACCTAACGCTCCTATAGTTATAAAAACATATGCTGATGGCTTTGTAAAAACTAATTTAAATGAAGTTCTAGAAAAGTTAGATGTGGATGAGCTTTTAGTTTGTGGAATGATGACACAAAATTGTGTTACTCATACATCTATTTCAAACAAAAAAACTAAAAATTATAAAACATCTATTTTAATGGATGCATGTACATCTGTATCAGAGCCAATTCATTTAATTGGTTTAGCTGCTACTTTAACTTGGGATATTTCTTTAATTTCATATAAGGATATCTAA
- a CDS encoding transporter suffix domain-containing protein — MTEKNLRVLILFILSNVLWGIAFFSPFLPMKVHEKIIVGVLCATIGEIAFWIFVWVAGKEVALKYRQYFSFKYYKNKFLKR, encoded by the coding sequence ATGACTGAAAAAAACTTAAGAGTTTTAATTTTATTTATTTTATCTAATGTTTTATGGGGAATTGCATTTTTTTCTCCTTTTTTACCAATGAAGGTGCATGAAAAAATTATTGTAGGTGTTCTTTGTGCTACAATTGGTGAAATAGCCTTTTGGATTTTTGTATGGGTTGCAGGAAAAGAAGTAGCTTTAAAATATCGGCAATATTTTTCTTTTAAATATTATAAAAATAAATTCTTAAAACGCTAA
- a CDS encoding recombinase family protein — protein sequence MKVGYVRVSTVDQNESRQLVRMEEAKVEKLYIEKVSGKDIEGRPELKNMLEFVREGDTVYVHDFSRLARSTKDLLHITDLLAKKKVHLVSFKENIDTSTPTGKLMLTMIAAINEFERTNLLERQREGILIAKELGKYKGRKPIPFPENWKEIYNSWKTREITGTRAMEMLNLKKTTFYKLLREWEEIQANLIKRS from the coding sequence ATGAAAGTTGGATATGTGAGAGTCTCCACTGTGGACCAAAATGAAAGTCGTCAATTAGTGAGGATGGAAGAGGCCAAGGTGGAAAAACTGTATATTGAAAAAGTATCAGGTAAGGATATCGAGGGGAGACCTGAGCTTAAAAACATGCTAGAGTTTGTTAGAGAAGGGGATACTGTATATGTCCATGATTTCTCTAGATTAGCTAGATCTACTAAGGACCTTTTACATATAACTGACCTTTTAGCCAAAAAAAAGGTACATTTAGTGTCATTTAAAGAGAACATCGATACATCTACACCTACTGGAAAGCTAATGTTAACTATGATAGCTGCTATAAATGAGTTTGAAAGGACTAATCTTTTAGAGCGTCAAAGGGAGGGAATATTGATCGCAAAGGAGTTAGGAAAGTATAAAGGGCGTAAACCTATACCTTTTCCAGAGAACTGGAAAGAGATTTACAATAGTTGGAAAACTAGAGAAATCACAGGTACTAGAGCTATGGAGATGCTAAATCTTAAAAAGACAACTTTTTATAAGTTGCTTAGAGAGTGGGAAGAGATACAAGCTAATCTAATTAAAAGGTCTTAG